A genomic stretch from Sinorhizobium terangae includes:
- a CDS encoding helix-turn-helix domain-containing protein, with product MEFGRHLKEWRGHRRMSQLDLAVAAGISARHLSFLENGRSKPSEGMILRLASVLDIPARDQGSLFTAAGYRPRMTTRPARGLDAMPAAVASAIRLMLDRHAPYPGLVFDHEYTVLLTTPAFAALAEATNIPLNPGQNFLDAFLGSESIRALVINWETAAADLVQRVRMEAWLQGPRSPLQRRLDRLVADPAVARAIDNYPETDRLPVLPVELRVGAAELRFITTLSTFGSTQDALVEGVLIESFFPADDATRRFFEQPD from the coding sequence ATGGAATTCGGCCGTCACCTGAAGGAATGGCGCGGGCATCGCCGCATGAGCCAGCTCGATCTAGCGGTCGCGGCAGGAATTTCGGCACGCCACCTTTCATTCCTGGAAAACGGCCGCTCGAAACCGTCCGAGGGGATGATCCTGCGGCTGGCATCGGTGCTCGATATTCCGGCTCGGGATCAGGGCTCGCTCTTCACCGCAGCAGGCTACCGGCCGCGGATGACGACGCGTCCCGCTCGTGGGCTCGACGCCATGCCTGCCGCCGTAGCAAGCGCAATTAGGCTGATGCTCGATCGCCATGCTCCCTATCCCGGTCTCGTCTTTGACCACGAATATACCGTGCTGCTCACGACTCCCGCCTTTGCCGCGCTTGCGGAAGCCACCAATATTCCTCTCAACCCCGGTCAGAACTTCCTCGACGCCTTTCTCGGATCGGAGAGCATCCGTGCGCTCGTCATAAACTGGGAGACGGCCGCCGCGGACCTTGTCCAGAGAGTGCGCATGGAGGCTTGGCTGCAGGGGCCGCGAAGTCCCTTGCAAAGACGGCTTGATCGGCTCGTCGCCGATCCTGCGGTCGCGCGGGCAATCGACAACTATCCCGAGACCGACCGGCTGCCGGTGCTGCCGGTTGAACTGCGCGTCGGTGCTGCCGAACTGCGTTTCATCACGACGCTTTCGACCTTTGGTTCCACTCAGGACGCGCTGGTTGAGGGTGTCTTGATCGAATCCTTCTTTCCGGCTGACGACGCGACGCGGCGCTTCTTCGAGCAACCGGATTGA
- a CDS encoding transporter: protein MTAFNLAPAVWFGLIFTPILISTGQILFKLTSARTGGFDIRGLAALMSNPMLLTALALYGLGTIIWIFTLRSVPLTLAYSFMALTFCFVPLFAAVFLGEALTVRYAAGAALIIGGMIVINS from the coding sequence ATGACGGCTTTCAATCTCGCGCCGGCCGTCTGGTTCGGGCTGATCTTCACGCCGATCCTGATTTCGACCGGGCAGATCCTGTTCAAGCTGACCAGCGCCAGAACGGGCGGCTTCGACATCCGCGGCCTTGCGGCGCTAATGTCCAATCCAATGCTGCTCACGGCGCTGGCCCTCTATGGCCTCGGTACGATCATCTGGATCTTCACCTTAAGGTCCGTGCCGCTGACGCTTGCCTACTCCTTCATGGCGCTGACATTCTGCTTCGTACCGCTGTTTGCGGCCGTTTTTCTCGGCGAGGCGCTCACCGTTCGCTATGCCGCCGGCGCCGCCCTGATCATAGGCGGCATGATCGTCATAAACTCCTGA
- a CDS encoding class I SAM-dependent methyltransferase has product MNRETTNRIRFVIEDVIPPILRDSRLFKGMASLAWGDHISHLARFRERAPFLSAVEYEQLYRQHPRVHEGTDNSEACIRKITAGIRGTSVCDVGCGTGALLKRIRSANPTLERLAGVDFAIDDASAIDGVEYVAAKIEELPFSDGEFDTVVCTHVIEHILDYRRAISELRRIARQRVIIVVPREREYRYTFNPHFNFFPYTHSFLRAMHPVPERHECVDIGRDIFYREDK; this is encoded by the coding sequence ATGAACCGGGAAACGACAAACCGCATACGCTTCGTCATCGAGGACGTCATCCCGCCCATCCTGCGCGACTCGCGCCTGTTTAAGGGGATGGCGAGCCTTGCCTGGGGGGACCATATCTCCCATCTCGCGCGCTTTCGCGAAAGGGCGCCATTCCTCTCGGCCGTGGAGTACGAGCAGCTCTACCGGCAGCATCCGCGCGTGCATGAAGGAACCGATAACTCCGAGGCCTGCATCCGCAAGATCACGGCCGGGATCCGCGGCACCAGCGTCTGCGACGTCGGCTGCGGCACGGGCGCGCTTCTCAAGCGGATCAGAAGCGCCAACCCGACTCTGGAACGGCTCGCCGGCGTCGATTTCGCCATCGACGATGCCTCGGCGATCGACGGTGTCGAATATGTTGCCGCCAAGATCGAGGAACTGCCGTTTTCGGACGGAGAATTCGACACGGTCGTCTGCACCCATGTGATCGAACATATTCTCGACTATCGCCGGGCGATATCCGAGCTCCGGCGTATCGCTCGGCAGCGCGTGATCATCGTCGTGCCGCGCGAGCGGGAATACCGCTACACCTTCAACCCGCATTTCAACTTCTTCCCCTACACGCATTCTTTCCTGCGGGCGATGCATCCGGTACCGGAACGCCATGAGTGCGTCGACATCGGGCGCGACATTTTCTATCGCGAAGATAAGTGA
- a CDS encoding glycosyltransferase: MSDQLDIAVLLPCYNEASTIGQVVRGFRAALPSARIYVYDNNSVDGTPLQAMLAGATVVRERRQGKGHVVRRMFADVDADIYVMADGDGTYSPADAEDLIRTLLTEQADMVVGTRRDIRVEAGRQGHAFGNHIFNFLYRTIFGTDFSDVFSGYRAFSRRFVKSFPAVSNGFEIETEMSVHASRLKLPVSELELDYGRRPEGSHSKLSTFRDGARILWMFAMLMKETRPFAFFGLISAAFMGASLIFMAPVLIEYFETGLVPRMPTWVLSMALMLVAIMLFTAGLILDSVSRARTEQLRIHYMTIARQRPRRDKKSPPASLPKPQVRKA, encoded by the coding sequence ATGTCCGATCAGCTAGACATCGCCGTCCTCCTGCCTTGCTACAATGAAGCATCGACGATCGGTCAGGTGGTGCGCGGCTTCAGGGCGGCGCTGCCGTCCGCGCGCATCTATGTCTACGACAACAATTCGGTCGACGGCACGCCGCTGCAGGCGATGCTCGCCGGAGCCACGGTCGTGCGCGAGCGCCGTCAGGGAAAGGGCCATGTCGTCCGGCGCATGTTCGCCGACGTCGACGCGGACATCTATGTGATGGCCGATGGGGACGGCACCTACTCTCCTGCGGATGCCGAAGACCTCATCCGCACGCTTCTGACCGAGCAGGCCGATATGGTCGTCGGAACCCGCAGGGATATCAGGGTCGAAGCGGGACGCCAGGGTCACGCCTTCGGCAACCATATCTTCAATTTTCTTTACCGTACGATCTTCGGTACCGATTTCAGCGATGTCTTCTCGGGCTACCGGGCGTTTTCGCGCCGCTTCGTGAAGAGTTTTCCCGCCGTCTCCAATGGATTCGAAATCGAGACGGAAATGTCCGTGCACGCATCCCGGCTCAAGCTGCCCGTCAGCGAACTCGAACTCGACTATGGCCGGAGACCGGAGGGTTCGCATTCGAAACTTTCGACCTTCAGGGATGGCGCCAGGATTCTCTGGATGTTCGCCATGCTGATGAAGGAGACGCGGCCCTTCGCGTTTTTCGGCCTGATCAGCGCGGCGTTCATGGGTGCGAGCCTCATCTTCATGGCGCCAGTGCTCATCGAATATTTCGAAACCGGCCTCGTGCCGCGCATGCCGACCTGGGTGCTTTCGATGGCGCTCATGCTGGTGGCGATCATGCTTTTCACCGCCGGCCTCATTCTCGACTCCGTTTCGCGCGCTCGAACGGAGCAGTTGCGGATCCACTACATGACAATCGCCCGGCAAAGACCGCGCCGCGATAAAAAATCGCCTCCTGCCTCCCTGCCGAAGCCGCAGGTCAGGAAAGCCTGA
- the xseA gene encoding exodeoxyribonuclease VII large subunit codes for MNSFFDSPAPSNLAEYSVSELSGSIKRTVEQAFDQVRVRGEISGYRGPHSSGHAYFSLKDDRARIDAVIWKSAFSRLKFRPEEGMEVIATGKVTTFPGSSKYQIVIESLEPAGAGALMALLEERKRKLAAEGLFDAGRKRPLPFMPRVVGVVTSPTGAVIRDILHRIADRFPVHVVVWPVRVQGDGSGEEVAAAIRGFNALESGGQIPRPDVLIVARGGGSLEDLWSFNDEAVVRAAAASHIPLISAVGHETDWTLIDYAADQRAPTPTGAAEMAVPVKADLEAEVSALSARLKAAATRQMDNRRQELRALSRALPSLDQLLALPRRRFDEASGGLGRGLQMNTANKRRAFERIGAHLRSDLLTTRISDRRRRLSEAMNRAERIVERQVHRGQSRVSAADASLRALPSRLIGQIHRASDRVAGLRARSDAAIAGEIRRLKGVLTAQDRVLQSLSYRNVLKRGFALVRDAAGQPVKQAAAVAPGMALSLEFADGSVSAIAGEGGTPPSPQEPKKRPSRSPEPASGPPKQGSLF; via the coding sequence ATGAACTCGTTCTTCGATTCCCCTGCGCCGTCGAATCTCGCCGAATATTCGGTCTCGGAGCTTTCCGGTTCGATCAAGCGAACCGTCGAGCAGGCGTTCGACCAGGTTCGTGTCCGCGGCGAGATTTCCGGCTATCGCGGTCCGCACTCCTCGGGCCACGCCTATTTTTCGCTGAAGGATGATCGCGCCCGCATCGACGCGGTGATCTGGAAAAGCGCGTTTTCGCGGCTGAAGTTCCGCCCGGAAGAGGGGATGGAGGTCATCGCCACCGGCAAGGTGACGACCTTTCCAGGCTCGTCCAAATACCAGATCGTCATCGAATCCCTGGAGCCGGCGGGCGCCGGCGCGTTGATGGCGCTGCTCGAGGAGCGCAAGCGCAAGCTTGCCGCCGAGGGTCTGTTCGATGCCGGGCGCAAGCGGCCGCTGCCCTTCATGCCCAGGGTGGTCGGCGTGGTGACCTCGCCGACCGGCGCCGTCATCCGCGATATCCTCCACCGCATAGCCGACCGTTTCCCGGTCCATGTCGTCGTTTGGCCGGTGCGTGTCCAGGGCGACGGTTCGGGTGAAGAAGTGGCAGCGGCGATACGCGGCTTCAACGCGCTGGAGAGCGGCGGGCAGATTCCGCGGCCGGACGTGCTGATCGTCGCGCGCGGCGGCGGCAGCCTCGAAGACCTCTGGAGCTTCAACGACGAGGCCGTCGTGCGTGCGGCGGCTGCGTCCCATATTCCGCTGATCTCGGCCGTTGGGCACGAGACGGATTGGACCCTGATCGACTATGCCGCCGACCAGCGGGCGCCGACCCCGACCGGCGCCGCCGAAATGGCCGTCCCGGTGAAAGCCGACCTCGAGGCGGAGGTGTCCGCATTGTCCGCACGGCTGAAGGCGGCCGCGACACGGCAGATGGACAACCGCCGGCAGGAACTGCGCGCGCTTTCCCGCGCCCTGCCTTCGCTCGATCAACTGCTGGCTCTGCCGCGACGCCGTTTCGACGAGGCGTCGGGCGGTCTTGGCCGTGGCCTGCAAATGAATACGGCCAACAAGCGCCGTGCCTTTGAGCGGATCGGTGCGCATCTCCGCTCGGATCTGCTGACGACGCGGATCAGCGACCGCCGGCGGCGTCTCTCGGAGGCGATGAACCGCGCCGAGCGGATCGTCGAGCGTCAGGTCCACCGCGGCCAGTCGCGCGTCTCTGCCGCCGACGCCTCGCTTCGCGCCCTGCCGTCGCGGCTGATCGGACAGATCCACCGCGCCTCTGATCGCGTCGCAGGCCTTCGCGCACGGTCTGATGCTGCCATTGCCGGCGAGATACGTAGGCTCAAGGGCGTGCTCACCGCGCAGGACCGGGTGCTGCAATCGCTATCCTATCGCAACGTCCTGAAGCGCGGCTTTGCGCTGGTGCGCGATGCTGCAGGGCAGCCGGTGAAACAGGCGGCGGCGGTCGCGCCCGGCATGGCGCTTTCGCTGGAATTCGCCGATGGCAGTGTATCGGCAATCGCGGGCGAGGGCGGCACGCCCCCTTCGCCGCAAGAGCCGAAAAAGCGTCCGTCACGGTCGCCGGAGCCTGCTTCCGGGCCGCCCAAGCAAGGCAGCCTGTTTTGA
- a CDS encoding NAD(P)H-dependent oxidoreductase, whose product MRILMVLAHPLEDSFAASVARIAKETLEANGHAVDLLDLYREDFDPRLSARERGSYFSDRYDSSAAASWIARLRAADGLVLVFPQWWFNFPAILKGFFDRVFAPGVAFDHDPAGGRIVPRLGNIKLFWALTTTGSPWWVVHLYMGNPVGRLLKRGIAAFCGKGLDFRMISLHDMDRATEAKRKRHLERVGALVSRI is encoded by the coding sequence ATGCGCATCCTGATGGTGCTTGCTCATCCACTCGAAGATAGCTTTGCGGCGAGCGTCGCGCGGATAGCCAAAGAGACGCTGGAAGCGAATGGGCACGCGGTCGATCTGCTCGATCTTTATCGCGAGGATTTCGACCCGCGGCTGAGTGCGAGAGAGCGCGGCAGCTATTTCTCCGATCGCTACGACTCCTCGGCGGCAGCCTCGTGGATTGCCCGGTTGCGGGCGGCCGACGGACTCGTACTCGTCTTTCCGCAGTGGTGGTTCAATTTTCCGGCGATCCTCAAGGGCTTCTTCGATCGCGTCTTCGCACCCGGCGTCGCCTTCGATCATGATCCGGCGGGCGGGAGGATTGTCCCGCGGCTCGGCAACATCAAGCTATTCTGGGCGCTGACCACTACGGGTTCGCCTTGGTGGGTCGTGCACCTTTACATGGGCAATCCGGTGGGGCGACTGCTCAAGCGCGGCATCGCCGCCTTCTGCGGCAAGGGTCTCGACTTCCGCATGATCAGCCTTCACGACATGGACCGGGCGACAGAGGCGAAGCGCAAGCGCCATCTCGAACGCGTGGGCGCTTTGGTGAGCCGGATCTAG
- a CDS encoding MarR family winged helix-turn-helix transcriptional regulator, whose product MEEPNKDHVDRILAQWRRERPELDVQAMGLLGRLGRLRAHIVRQQEAVFAEYELTSASFDVLATLRRSGPPFQLSPGELLAATMVTSGTMTNRIDQLEKAGLVERLDNPEDRRGVIIALTPEGKKRIDAAVTAHVANQQRLVASLDPEERKALDAMLRKFLATFE is encoded by the coding sequence ATGGAAGAGCCAAATAAGGACCACGTGGACAGGATCCTGGCGCAGTGGCGCCGGGAGCGGCCGGAGCTCGACGTTCAGGCGATGGGCCTTCTCGGGCGCCTGGGCCGGCTCAGGGCCCATATCGTCCGGCAGCAGGAAGCGGTCTTCGCCGAATACGAGCTGACATCGGCGAGCTTCGACGTGCTGGCCACGCTCCGGCGCTCCGGTCCCCCTTTTCAGCTTTCCCCCGGCGAATTGCTTGCTGCCACCATGGTCACCTCCGGCACGATGACCAATCGTATCGACCAGCTCGAGAAGGCCGGCCTTGTCGAGCGGCTCGACAATCCCGAAGACCGGCGGGGGGTGATCATCGCCCTAACACCGGAGGGGAAAAAGCGCATCGACGCGGCGGTAACGGCCCATGTCGCCAACCAGCAACGCCTGGTCGCCAGCCTTGACCCAGAGGAGCGGAAAGCGCTCGACGCGATGCTCCGGAAATTCCTGGCGACGTTTGAATGA
- a CDS encoding EamA family transporter has translation MTTRNFDIGLTAVAPAIWGSTYLVTTEFLPPGYPITVAMLRALPAGLLLLLLVRQMPKGIWWLRSFLLGALNFSFFQTMLFVSAYRLPGGVAATVGAIQPLIVVVLSRIILGSPIRVLSIVAGVAGMVGVALLVLTPAATLDRVGVAAGLAGAVSMAFGTVLTRHWAPPVSPLTFTAWQLAAGGFLLAPVALIFEPALPPLTAANLMGFAYLGLIGAAFTYLLWFRGLSRLEPSQVSPLGFLSPVVAILLGWGVLDQQLTALQVFGIIVVFVSVWMSQQAQMRRRAAPVRA, from the coding sequence ATGACCACACGCAACTTCGACATCGGCCTGACGGCCGTAGCCCCCGCCATTTGGGGCAGCACCTATCTCGTCACGACGGAATTCCTGCCCCCCGGCTACCCGATCACCGTCGCGATGCTGAGGGCTCTCCCGGCGGGGTTGCTCCTGCTGCTCCTCGTCCGGCAAATGCCGAAGGGCATCTGGTGGCTGCGCAGCTTTCTGTTGGGGGCGCTCAACTTCTCGTTCTTCCAGACGATGCTCTTCGTCTCCGCCTATCGCCTGCCCGGCGGCGTCGCCGCGACCGTCGGCGCCATCCAGCCACTGATCGTCGTCGTCTTGTCGCGGATCATTCTCGGCTCCCCGATCAGGGTCTTGAGCATCGTGGCTGGGGTCGCGGGCATGGTCGGCGTGGCATTGCTGGTGCTGACGCCGGCAGCCACTCTCGACCGAGTGGGTGTTGCAGCCGGCCTCGCGGGCGCCGTCTCCATGGCCTTCGGTACGGTGCTCACCCGCCATTGGGCACCGCCCGTCTCGCCGCTGACCTTCACCGCCTGGCAACTGGCCGCCGGCGGCTTCCTGCTGGCGCCGGTGGCGCTGATTTTCGAGCCGGCCTTGCCGCCGCTCACCGCCGCAAACCTCATGGGTTTTGCCTATCTCGGCCTGATCGGCGCCGCATTCACCTACCTGCTCTGGTTCCGCGGCCTGTCACGGCTGGAGCCATCCCAAGTCTCGCCGCTCGGTTTCCTGAGCCCCGTCGTGGCGATATTGCTTGGCTGGGGCGTGCTCGATCAGCAACTGACGGCCCTGCAGGTGTTCGGGATCATCGTCGTGTTCGTGAGTGTCTGGATGAGCCAGCAGGCACAGATGCGTCGTCGTGCAGCGCCCGTCCGGGCGTAG
- a CDS encoding aminopeptidase yields the protein MNAPLQSARNPVDPVKLEKLAEVAVKVGLQLQRGQDLVVTAPIAALPLVRLITKHAYVAGAGLVTTFYSDEETTLARYAHAPDESFDRASDWLYEGMAKAYAGGAARLAIAGDNPMMLSAQDPAKVARANKANSIAYKPALEKISNFDINWNIVSYPNPSWAKQMFPDDPETVAVEKLANAIFAASRVDIDDPIAAWKEHNANLSRRSAWLNGERFAALHFSGPGTDLTVGLADGHEWHGGASTAKNGITCNPNIPTEEVFTTPHALRVEGHVSSTKPLSHQGTLIDDIQVRFEGGRIVEAKASRGEEVLKKVLDTDEGARRLGEVALVPHSSPISASGILFYNTLFDENASCHIALGQCYSKCFLDGANLSQEQIRAQGGNSSLIHIDWMIGSDKVDINGVRADGSRVPVMRKGEWA from the coding sequence ATGAACGCCCCCCTTCAATCCGCAAGGAATCCCGTCGATCCCGTAAAACTCGAAAAGCTCGCGGAGGTCGCCGTCAAGGTCGGCTTGCAACTCCAGAGGGGCCAGGATCTCGTGGTGACCGCGCCGATCGCGGCGCTGCCGCTCGTCCGCCTCATCACCAAGCACGCCTATGTTGCCGGCGCGGGCCTGGTGACGACGTTCTATTCCGATGAGGAGACCACTCTTGCCCGCTACGCCCATGCACCGGACGAGAGCTTTGATCGCGCAAGCGACTGGCTCTACGAAGGCATGGCCAAGGCCTATGCAGGCGGCGCCGCGCGGCTCGCCATTGCCGGCGACAACCCGATGATGCTTTCAGCTCAGGATCCGGCGAAGGTCGCGCGGGCCAACAAGGCGAACTCGATCGCCTACAAGCCGGCGCTCGAAAAAATCTCCAACTTCGACATCAACTGGAACATCGTCTCCTATCCGAACCCGTCCTGGGCGAAGCAGATGTTTCCGGACGATCCTGAGACGGTCGCCGTCGAGAAGCTTGCGAATGCCATCTTTGCCGCCTCCCGCGTCGACATCGACGACCCGATCGCCGCCTGGAAGGAGCACAACGCCAATCTCAGCAGGCGCTCCGCATGGCTGAACGGCGAGCGCTTCGCCGCGCTGCATTTCTCCGGCCCGGGTACCGACCTGACTGTCGGACTTGCGGATGGCCACGAATGGCACGGCGGTGCCTCGACCGCCAAGAACGGCATCACCTGCAACCCGAACATCCCAACCGAAGAGGTGTTCACGACACCGCATGCGCTCCGCGTCGAGGGACACGTCTCGAGCACCAAGCCGCTCTCCCACCAGGGTACGCTGATCGACGATATCCAGGTGCGCTTCGAAGGCGGCCGGATCGTCGAGGCCAAGGCCTCGCGCGGCGAAGAGGTGCTGAAGAAGGTTCTCGATACCGACGAAGGCGCGCGCCGGCTCGGCGAAGTGGCGCTGGTGCCGCATTCCTCGCCGATCTCGGCGAGCGGCATCCTCTTCTACAACACCCTCTTCGATGAAAATGCCTCCTGCCACATCGCGCTTGGCCAATGCTACTCGAAGTGCTTCCTCGATGGCGCCAACCTCAGCCAGGAACAGATCCGGGCGCAGGGCGGCAATTCGAGCCTGATCCACATCGACTGGATGATCGGCTCCGACAAGGTCGATATCAACGGCGTACGGGCGGATGGCAGCCGCGTGCCGGTCATGCGGAAGGGCGAGTGGGCCTGA
- a CDS encoding glutathione S-transferase family protein, which yields MTAPLTLISHHLCPYVQRAAIALAEKGVPFERVYIDLANKPDWFLKISPLGKVPLLRIPQDGGEAILFESTVICEYLEETQPGAKLHPADPLTRARHRGWMEFGSAILSDLWTYETTQDADVLETKRGVLRTKFATVEAELGDGPYFAGADFSLVDAVFAPIFRYFDVFDTISDMGIFDGLPRVIAWRKALAARASVKAAVTQDYPERLMAFLEKHDAALLRSRRAAA from the coding sequence ATGACCGCGCCACTGACCCTGATCAGCCACCATCTCTGCCCATACGTCCAGCGCGCCGCGATCGCGCTCGCCGAAAAAGGCGTGCCGTTCGAACGCGTCTATATCGATCTCGCCAACAAACCGGACTGGTTCCTGAAAATCTCGCCGCTCGGCAAGGTGCCCCTGCTCCGCATCCCGCAGGACGGCGGCGAAGCGATCCTCTTCGAAAGCACAGTGATCTGCGAATACCTGGAGGAGACCCAGCCGGGAGCGAAACTGCACCCGGCCGACCCGCTGACCCGGGCGCGCCATCGCGGATGGATGGAATTCGGATCGGCGATTCTTTCCGACCTCTGGACCTATGAAACCACCCAGGACGCCGACGTGCTCGAAACCAAGCGTGGCGTGCTCCGGACGAAATTTGCGACCGTCGAAGCAGAGCTCGGCGACGGCCCTTATTTCGCGGGCGCCGACTTCAGCCTGGTCGACGCCGTCTTCGCGCCCATCTTCCGCTATTTCGACGTGTTCGACACGATTTCGGACATGGGCATATTCGACGGACTGCCGCGCGTCATCGCCTGGCGGAAGGCGCTTGCCGCAAGGGCAAGCGTGAAGGCGGCGGTAACCCAGGACTATCCCGAGCGATTGATGGCGTTTCTCGAGAAACATGACGCGGCGCTTCTTCGCTCAAGGCGCGCCGCCGCGTGA
- a CDS encoding MarR family winged helix-turn-helix transcriptional regulator, whose protein sequence is MNERSADYEPTLAATRAWVALMRAQRRVLSAIEKDFKEAGLPPLGWYDVLWELVRAEAGRLRPFEIEARTLLAQYNLSRLIDRLEKEGLVRREAFDEDARGCWVVVTETGRQMRARMWQTYARSIERHVGAKFGEDEAGKLAELLSRLA, encoded by the coding sequence ATGAATGAAAGATCAGCAGACTACGAGCCGACATTGGCGGCCACGCGGGCGTGGGTCGCGCTTATGCGCGCACAGCGGCGCGTGCTTTCGGCGATCGAGAAGGATTTCAAGGAGGCAGGCCTGCCTCCGCTTGGCTGGTACGATGTGCTTTGGGAACTGGTGCGCGCCGAAGCCGGCAGGCTCAGGCCATTCGAGATCGAGGCCCGCACGCTGCTTGCCCAATACAACCTCTCGCGCCTGATCGATCGGCTGGAAAAGGAAGGCCTGGTGCGCCGGGAAGCCTTCGACGAGGACGCGCGAGGCTGTTGGGTCGTCGTGACCGAGACGGGCCGTCAGATGCGGGCCCGCATGTGGCAAACCTATGCACGCTCGATCGAAAGGCATGTCGGCGCAAAGTTCGGCGAGGATGAGGCGGGCAAGCTCGCCGAACTGCTTTCGCGGCTGGCCTGA
- the ybaK gene encoding Cys-tRNA(Pro) deacylase, which produces MSKTTRATQTLAKAGVSFTVHSYDYDPGAERVGLQAAEALGEDPSRVLKTLMAEVDGKPVCCIVPSDKEVSMKKLATAFGGKSANMMKPGDAERLTGYHVGGISPFGQKKIVPTAIEEAALAETLVYINGGQRGLQVRLAPKDAQAALKAIAAPLIA; this is translated from the coding sequence ATGTCCAAGACGACCCGCGCCACGCAGACGCTCGCCAAAGCCGGCGTTTCTTTCACCGTGCACAGCTACGACTACGACCCCGGCGCCGAGCGCGTCGGCCTGCAGGCGGCCGAGGCGCTCGGAGAGGATCCTTCCCGCGTGCTGAAGACGCTGATGGCCGAGGTCGATGGCAAGCCGGTCTGCTGCATCGTGCCTTCCGATAAGGAAGTCAGCATGAAAAAACTGGCGACCGCCTTTGGCGGCAAATCGGCCAACATGATGAAACCCGGCGACGCCGAGCGCCTGACCGGCTACCATGTCGGCGGCATCAGCCCCTTCGGCCAGAAGAAGATCGTTCCGACCGCGATCGAGGAGGCAGCGCTTGCCGAAACGCTTGTCTATATCAATGGCGGCCAGCGTGGTCTGCAGGTGCGGCTCGCGCCAAAGGATGCGCAGGCGGCCCTGAAGGCGATCGCTGCTCCGCTGATAGCCTGA
- a CDS encoding ArsC family reductase, with protein MTVTIYGIKNCDTMKKARSWLEDHGVAYRFHDYKQEGIDRAHLQRWCDEFGWETVLNRSGTTFRNLPEEDKQDMTAEKAIALMLKQPSMIKRPVLDADGKLMIGFKPELYEARFGA; from the coding sequence ATGACGGTTACGATCTACGGAATCAAGAACTGCGATACGATGAAGAAGGCGCGCAGCTGGCTCGAAGACCACGGCGTCGCCTACCGGTTCCACGACTACAAGCAAGAAGGGATTGACCGGGCGCATCTTCAGCGCTGGTGCGACGAATTCGGCTGGGAAACGGTGCTCAATCGCTCGGGCACGACCTTCCGCAATCTGCCGGAGGAGGACAAGCAGGACATGACGGCTGAAAAGGCCATCGCGCTCATGCTCAAGCAGCCGTCGATGATCAAACGCCCGGTGCTCGATGCCGACGGCAAGCTCATGATCGGCTTCAAGCCGGAGCTCTACGAAGCCCGGTTCGGCGCGTAA
- a CDS encoding YitT family protein, translating to MEVDGEGSIAVAPTERHRLYEDALAILTGTLIVSLGVVIYSKAVLLTGSTAGLALLLQYATGAGFWLVFSLVNLPFYVLAVRRLGWPFALRTFLAVSLVSLFCRLTARWVEFAHVDPIYAAVVGGGLMGMGLLVLFRHRTGLGGINIVAIYLQEKWGIRAGYFQLAVDLAILAAAFFVLPPANLVLSIVGASVVNMILAINHKPGRYVGVT from the coding sequence ATGGAGGTCGACGGAGAGGGAAGCATTGCCGTTGCGCCCACCGAGCGCCACAGGCTTTACGAGGATGCGCTTGCCATCCTGACCGGCACGCTTATCGTCTCGCTCGGCGTGGTGATCTACAGCAAGGCGGTGCTTTTGACCGGCAGCACGGCCGGCCTCGCCCTGCTTCTGCAATACGCAACCGGTGCCGGATTCTGGCTGGTCTTCTCGCTCGTCAACCTGCCCTTTTACGTTCTTGCCGTCCGGCGGCTTGGCTGGCCGTTCGCGTTGCGCACGTTTCTCGCCGTCAGCCTTGTCTCGCTGTTTTGCCGCCTGACGGCGCGGTGGGTGGAGTTCGCGCACGTAGATCCGATCTACGCCGCCGTTGTCGGCGGCGGGTTGATGGGAATGGGTCTGCTCGTCCTCTTCCGACACCGCACCGGTCTCGGCGGCATCAACATCGTGGCGATCTATCTGCAGGAGAAATGGGGGATCCGCGCCGGCTATTTCCAGCTTGCCGTCGATCTGGCGATCCTGGCAGCCGCCTTCTTCGTGTTGCCGCCGGCGAACCTCGTGCTCTCGATCGTTGGCGCTTCTGTCGTCAACATGATCCTCGCGATCAACCACAAGCCCGGCCGTTATGTCGGCGTAACCTGA